A stretch of DNA from Pirellulales bacterium:
GGCCACGCCGAGTCGTCGCCTAATCTCTTCAAGATGATCGCGAACAGTGTATGGGCTGATCTTCTTCTCCTTGCTCAGAATCGAAACGATCTCCGAGTCGCTCATGCCCTGCACGACGAGTCCGGTCACTTGAGCCATTCGTGGCGAGAGCATCAACTCAAGGACGATCCGCCGCCACTCTCCCAAGCTGAATACGCCAGGGCGGCTTTCATCGTCGGGTGCAAGTTGTGGCTCGCGTCCAGCCATTGCCCAGTGTCAGCCGATGCAGGTGTTCGTTCTTTCAAAAGGTACGGAGAATACTTTCTTGCCAAACGGTGCTTGTTGAGTCGTGTAGCAACCGCGTGCGTTTTGTATGGCAACGGTGCGTCAGTCGCAGTGGACACGCTATGGGCAGCGTGACTCCGTTCGCTCTTCTTCCTCGCGACGACAGACGGGGCAGAGCCCAATGAAGTTGGCCATCGGAAGGTCAGGGGCGAATTCGATCTCCGTCCAGCCGTCCGCCAATGCTTCTTCTTTTGAATCGAGATGCATTCCTGCATCGCATTCGGAGCAAACCAGCGAGAAGGGGACATTGTCGGAAGCGTTCAAACACATCACAGATTCCTTTGGTTTGGGGAAAGAAAAAATCAATAAGCGAGTGCTGGTTCAGGCAATGGAATGCGGCTGCAATCCGTGCAGGTAGTCCGCTGCCTTGCTCGCGTGCGAAGCGGCGGTAAAGATCGCCCGCTTGTCGTCTTTCAGCACCTTGAGCCAGTGCTCGATGTAGCTCGCATGGTCTGCCCGCACCTCCGGTGTGAGGCACAGATCGGCACAAAGAAAAGCGGAGCCAAGCTCGGC
This window harbors:
- a CDS encoding helix-turn-helix transcriptional regulator, whose amino-acid sequence is MAGREPQLAPDDESRPGVFSLGEWRRIVLELMLSPRMAQVTGLVVQGMSDSEIVSILSKEKKISPYTVRDHLEEIRRRLGVATRGQIPCRVFETFRRLYFPTPQK